The following proteins are encoded in a genomic region of Toxotes jaculatrix isolate fToxJac2 chromosome 3, fToxJac2.pri, whole genome shotgun sequence:
- the LOC121179633 gene encoding cell division cycle-associated protein 7-like, whose translation MAGVLADVFAEDSESDRTFYGFSDRELSDKNSNFEDEDEAQPDLSPKKPKATSKPSAGAQPFRLRVALRSTPSTQQSTDDEEAEEEEKWTEKRGAKKAGKTSQARKQRHVKFEDEEEAVAQRSTCEDAGSDSGDNVTDSFLAKREQNIKANKAMLAQLMADLQKMPGGAGFLKKQAGKQKTKERSSRPPRSGGAGGESKRNPERASRRQTRSMGGSEDSSAPREEELELSLEEELLEVRRAPQRRGPSRPNQCKPHLIRPVEDITEDELQLVADNMTDKVYNRVTGSTCHQCRQKTVDTKTCCRSEDCRGIQGQFCGPCLRNRYGEDVRKALLDPEWKCPPCRGICNCSFCRQREGRCPTGILFPLAQYHGFSDVHSYLSSLRNKLKTEDDDVEM comes from the exons ATG GCAGGGGTTTTAGCTGATGTTTTTGCGGAGGACTCTGAAAGTGATAGAACATTTTACGGCTTTTCTGACCGTGAACTCAGCGATAAG AATTCAAATtttgaagatgaagatgaagccCAGCCTGACCTTTCCCCCAAGAAGCCGAAAGCCACATCTAAACCATCTGCTGGTGCTCAGCCCTTCAGACTGAGGGTGGCACTCCGCTCCACTCCCTCTACCCAGCAGTCCACCGATgatgaggaggcagaggaggaagagaagtggACAGAAAAGAGAGGGGCGAAGAAGGCAGGAAAGACTAGTCAGGCAAGGAAGCAGAGGCATGTTAAAtttgaagatgaagaagaagcagTGGCTCAGCGATCTACCTGTGAGGATGCTGGGTCTGATTCAGGAGACAATGTGACAGATTCTTTCCTGGCCAAGAGAGAGCAGAACATCAAGGCCAACAAAGCAATG CTGGCACAGCTGATGGCAGACCTGCAGAAAATGCCAGGAGGTGCTGGGTTTCTGAAAAAACAAGCAGGCAAGCAGAAGACGAAAGAGAGAAGCTCG CGCCCACCACGCTccggtggagctggaggagagtcCAAGAGAAACCCAGAGCGAGCGTCCCGCAGACAGACCCGCTCGATGGGGGGAAGTGAGGATTCTTCAGCTCCTCGGGAGGAAGAACTTGAGCTCAGcttggaggaggagctgctggag GTACGCCGAGCCCCACAGCGCCGCGGCCCCTCACGGCCTAATCAGTGCAAACCTCATTTAATCCGTCCTGTGGAAGACATCACAGAGGATGAGCTCCAGCTGGTCGCAGACAACATGACTGATAAAGTCTACAACAGAGTCACA GGCTCCACATGTCACCAGTGCCGCCAGAAAACTGTTGACACTAAGACGTGCTGCCGCAGTGAGGATTGTCGTGGGATTCAGGGTCAGTTCTGTGGGCCGTGCCTGAGGAACAGATACGGGGAGGACGTCAGGAAGGCGCTGCTCGATCCG gagtgGAAGTGCCCCCCCTGTCGAGGCATTTGCAACTGCAGCTTCTGCCGCCAGCGTGAGGGCCGCTGCCCAACTGGCATCCTGTTCCCACTGGCTCAATACCACGGCTTCTCTGACGTCCACTCCTACCTCAGCAG CCTCCGAAACAAACTGAAGACTGAGGATGATGACGTGGAGATGTGA